Within Citromicrobium bathyomarinum, the genomic segment GGCGACACGCGATGCGCACGGTTTGTACGAAAGCCTCGGCTGGCAGTCTCTTCCCGACCCGAGCCTTTTCATGCAGCGCCATTTCCCGGACATCTACGCATGAGCAAGCTTCCCGATCTGCGCCCCGATCTTGCGGCGATTGCCGGGACGATCCCTGACGGATCGCGCGTGCTCGATATCGGCTGCGGAGAGGGAACGCTGCTCGCCGCGCTGGCGGAGCACAAGGGAATCGACGCACGCGGTCTGGAGATCGACCCGGAACGCGTGGCGACTTGCGTGTCGCGCGGGCTATCGGTGGTGCAGGGCGATGCCGAGGCCGATCTGGTGCATTACCCGGACGACGCGTTCGACTACGCGATCCTCGGCCAGACGATCCAGATGGTCGATCGGCCTGCCGAGGTGATCGACGCACTGCTGCGCGTGGGCCGCTCTGCCTTCGTCAGCTTCCCCAACTTCGCGCACTGGCGGATGCGGGTCGCGCTGGGGCTGGGCGGGCGCATGCCGGTGACACCCGCGCTGCCCGAAAGCTGGCACGCGACCGGCAATATCCGCAATCTGACCGTGGTCGATTTCAAGGAACTGGTGAGCGATCGCGGCGCCCGGATCGAGCGCGCGTGGTATTTCGGCAAGGGCCGCGAGATCGGCGAATTCGGCGCAAACCTGTGCGCCGAATTCGCCCTGTTCCTGATCGGGCGCGGTTAGGCCCGCATTTCTCCCCTCCCCCTGGGGAGGGGCAGGGGGTGGGGGGTCGGCATTGGTGGTTTGTGCCGCCCAAAGCCACGAACGCCGTACACCCCCTCCCATCCTCCCCCTCAAAGGGGGGGCGTTGCGGGCGTCAGCCCGGGCGATACATCGCGCAGATCTTGTTGCCCGCGGGATCGCGCAGATAGGCGAGATACAGCTTCATCCCCGCGCCTTCGCGCAGGCCCGGCGGGTCTTCGATCGCGGTGCCGCCATGGGCAAGGCCGGCCTCGTGCCATGCATTGGCCTGTTCCTCGCTGGTCGCGGCAAAGCCTATGGTCGAGCCATTGCCGCAGCTTGCGGGCTGGCCGTCGATCGGCTTGGTGATCAGGAAGATGCCACCATTGTGCATGTAGATCACCCGGCCTTTGGGATCGACCGAGCCCTCGCGCCCGCCGAGCGCCTTGAAGCACGCATCGTAGAAGGTCTTGGACGCCTCGATATCGTCGGCGCCGAGCATCACGTGGCTGAACATATTTTTCACTCTCCCATATTGGTTTCAGTCTGCCACCTTTCCCTAGCAGCGCGGGCGCGTCGTACAATGCGGGAATGGGGAGGAATGCCCTTGCCAGCGCCCTCCCGCTACGACACTCTGCTGTCCAGATGGCGCGTTTCCCGTTTTCAGCGATCGTCGGTCAGGACGAGATGAAGCAGGCGCTGCTGATCGCCGCGGTCGATCCTGCGATCGGCGGGGTGATGGTGTTCGGCGACCGCGGGACGGGCAAGTCCACCGCTGCGCGCGCTCTGGCAGGCCTGCTGCCGCCGATCAGCGCAATTCAGGATTGCCCCTACGGTTGCTCGAAGGACGATCAGGCGCGCTACCCCGATGTCTGCGGCACCGGCCCGCTGCGCAAGCGCCCCGTGCCCTTCGTCGACCTGCCGCTGGGCGCGACCGAAGATCGCGTGCTGGGCGCGCTCGACCTCGAACGTGCGCTGCGCAGCGGCGAAAAGGCGTTCGAACCGGGCCTGCTCGCCAAGGCGCATCGCGGCTTTCTCTATATCGACGAGATCAACCTGCTCGAAGACCATCTGGTCGATCTGCTGCTGGATGTCGCCGCCTCGGGCGAGAACGTGGTCGAGCGTGAAGGGCTGTCGGTCCGCCATCCGGCCAAGTTCGTGCTGATCGGCAGCGGCAACCCGGAAGAGGGCGAGCTGCGCCCGCAACTGCTCGACCGGTTCGGCCTGTCGGTCGAAGTGCGCACGCCGGGCGACATCGAATCCCGCGTCGAAATCATGCGGCGGTGTGCGGCGCAGGAGAGCGACTCTCAAGGATTTGCGGATGACTGGGCGGACGAAGACGCCAAGGTGCTGCGCCGGGTGGACCGGGGGCGCAAGCGGCTGGCCTCCGTGACCATTCCCGACGCGTTGCTGCATAAGGCCGCCGAGCTGTGCATGGCAGTGGGCGCGGATGGGCTGCGCGGCGAGCTGACGCTGATGCGCGCGGCCAAGGCGCTGGCCGCGCTGGAAGGTGCCAAGACGGTGGGCCAGGCGCATCTGGTCGCGGTCGCCCCCTCGGCATTGCGGCACCGCCTGCGGCGCGACGTGCTCGACGAGACCGGCTCGACCGCGCGGATCGAGCGTGCACTCGACGAAGTGTTTGCGTGAGCCGGGCAGAGCCCGCACCGCCCGACCCGGCACGCGATGCGTGCCTCGCTCTCTCGCTGTTTCTGACCGCTCCGGCCCAGCTCGGCGGGCTCAGCCTGCGCGGCAGCGGCCTCGCGCGCGAGGCGTTGCTGGAGATGCTGCGCGATACCGGCGTGGCGGTGCGGCGGATGCCGGCGCATGTCGATGATGAGCGGCTGCTGGGCGGGATCGACCTCGCCGCCAGTCTCGCGAGCGGGCGCACGGTCCGCGCGCGCGGCCTGCTGGAAGAGATCGCGGGCGGGGTGCTGGTGGTGCCGCTGGCCGAACGGCTCGACCACGCGGTCGCGGGGCGGCTGGCGCAGGCGCTGGATGGCGATGCGCGGTTCGGGCTGGTGCTGCTCGACGATGGAATCGAGGACGAAGGACCGCCCGCCGCGCTGCTGGAGCGGATCGCCTTCCACTGCGACCTGACTCGCGCGGGGCCGGTGGAGGGCGCGCTGCGCAGCGCCGACCCCGCCAATGTCGCGCCGCTGGACGAAGAAGCGCTGCATGCGCTCGCCGCAACGGCCGCCGCGCTGGGCGTCGACTCGGTCCGCGCGCTCAATTTCGCGAATGCTGCCGCCCGCGCCCATGCCGCGCTGGAAGGGCGAGGGGCGGTGAGCGAGGACGACATCGCCGCCGCCGCGCGGCTGGTGCTCGGCCCGCGCGCTACCCGACTGCCCGAGATGCCGGAGCAGCCCGAGGAGGAGCCGGCCCCACCGCCCGACGACACCGACGCGGGCGAACGCGACGAGGCGTCCGATCCCGGCGACACCCCGCTCGACGATGTCGTGCTCGACGCCGCGCTGGCGAGCATTCCGCCCGATCTGCTGGCTCGTCTCGCAGAGGGCAAGGCGCGGCGCAGCAGCGGCAGCGGCGGGGGCAAAAAGCGCATCTCCGGCCTGCGGGGAAAGCCGCTCTCGGCGCGGCCCGGCAGCCCGCGTGGCGGGGCGCGGCTGGCGCTGGTCGATACTCTGCGCGCGGCGGTGCCGTGGCAGCAGCTGCGGCGGCGCGAATACGAAGCCGCCAACGACCGCCTGATCATCCGCAGCTCCGACATCCGCGTGCGCCGATACGAGGAGCGCAGCGGTCGCGTGACCATCTTCTGCGTCGATGCCTCGGGCTCGGCGGCGGCGGCGCGGCTGGCCGAGGCCAAGGGCGCGGTCGAGCTGATGCTCGCGCAGGCCTATGTGACGCGCAGCGAGGTCGCGCTGGTCGCTTTCCGGGGGACGGGTGCGGAGCTGCTGTTGCCGCCCACCCGATCGCTCACCCGCGCACGCCGCGTCCTCTCGGGGATGCCGGGCGGAGGTGGCACGCCGCTCGCGCTGGGGCTCCAGGCGGGGCACCAGCTGGCCGAGGCGGTGCAGGCGCGGGGCAAGACCGCGCATCTGGTGATCCTGACCGACGGACGCGCCAATATCGACGCCGAGGGCAAGGGCGGCCGCCCGCAGGCCAAGGCCGACGCGCTGGATGCTGCGAGAGCGATCGCCGCGCGCGGGATCGATGCGCTGGTGGTCGATATATCGGCGCGCACTGCGCCCGAGGCGGGCGAGCTGGCGCAGGCGATGCACGCGCGCTTCCTCGCGCTGCCGATGGCCGATGCGGCGAAGCTGCACGCGGCGGTCAATGCCGCCGCCCCGCAGGCGCGCGCCGCATGAGCGAGCCGCTCAACTGGGACCGCGACGGGCGCCACTGGCCGCATCGCGACGCCAGCCGCTTCGTGACAAGCGGCGGCCTCCGCTGGCACGTGCAGGTGATGGGGCGGGCGCTTGGCACCGCGCCGGTCCTGCTGCTGCTCCACGGCACCGGCGCTTCGTGCCATTCGTGGCGCGGCGTGATGCCGCAGCTGGCGGACCGCTACACCCTGATCGCGCCCGACCTGCCCGGCCATGCCTTTACCGGCAGCGTGCGCGATGCGCAGATGACCCTGCCCGGCATGGCCGATGCGGTGGATGGCCTGATCCAGACGATGGACATCGCACCCGCCGCGATCATCGGCCATTCGGCGGGCGCGGCGATCGCGCTGACGCTGGTGCAGGGGCGCTATCCCGATACGCCGGTGATCGGCCTAAACCCCGCGCTCGCGCCGTTTCCCTGGCCCGCGACGCAGGTCTTCCCGGCGGTCGCGCGGCTGCTCGCGCTCAATCCGCTGGTGCCCAAGTTCTTCTCGGGCATGACGCGTCTTGCCGGCGATACCGAGGGTTTCATCCAGCGCTCGACCGGCTCTCGCCTCGATCGCGAAGGTGCGCGCTGCTACGCGACGCTGCTGGGCAACAGCCGCCACGCGCGCGGTGCGCTGGCGATGATGGCCAATTGGGATCTGGACACGCTCGACCGCGCGCTGCCGGGCATCGCGAACCCGGTGCTGCTGATCCATGCGCGCGGCGACGATGCCATTCCGCTCAGGGGCGTGAAGGATGCCGCGCGCAAGCTGCCCGACGCCACGCTGGAGGTGCTCGACGGCCTCGGCCACCTCGCGCACGAGGAACAGCCCGAGCGGGTGGCGCAGCTGATCCGCGCGTTTCTGGAAGGCCGTGCTATCTAGGCCGTCAGGGGAGAGCGAGCGATGGAACGCTTCGGCGAGCATTTCGGCTGGATCGAGATCGTGTTCACCGCGGTTGCCGCGCTGGGCTTTGCCGGCTGGCAATACTGGTCCGTCAGCCGGGAGATAAGGCGCGACAAGGAGAAGAAGGAGCGCGAGGCCCGCGACGAGTGAGGCCGCTTCGGGTTTATGCGCCGACCCGCGGCATCCGGTAGGGCAGCATGAACTGCACCACGGGCGATGCAAAGCGCTTCAGGTTCAGGCTCTCTTGCACTGCAACCACCTGTTCGCCGTAGATCCGCGCGCCCAGCGTCGAGCGGGCGTAGAACGGCGAATCCTCCCATGTCTTGATCACGCTCGCATGGCCGCGATCCGCGCGCGTGCGGCGTTCCATCTGCCATGCGGTGTTGGGCAGCGGCGCGGCGAGCGGCAGTTCCGCCTGCTGCGGCAGGCCATAGGCATCGAACCGGATCGCGCTGGCAAAGCGCGAGCCGTCGCTGCGTTTGCCTTCATAGCTGACCACCGCGCCTTCTTTCAGATGCGCGCGCGACCAGTGCCACACGTCGAACCCGTCT encodes:
- the metW gene encoding methionine biosynthesis protein MetW — encoded protein: MSKLPDLRPDLAAIAGTIPDGSRVLDIGCGEGTLLAALAEHKGIDARGLEIDPERVATCVSRGLSVVQGDAEADLVHYPDDAFDYAILGQTIQMVDRPAEVIDALLRVGRSAFVSFPNFAHWRMRVALGLGGRMPVTPALPESWHATGNIRNLTVVDFKELVSDRGARIERAWYFGKGREIGEFGANLCAEFALFLIGRG
- a CDS encoding VOC family protein; this translates as MFSHVMLGADDIEASKTFYDACFKALGGREGSVDPKGRVIYMHNGGIFLITKPIDGQPASCGNGSTIGFAATSEEQANAWHEAGLAHGGTAIEDPPGLREGAGMKLYLAYLRDPAGNKICAMYRPG
- the bchI gene encoding magnesium chelatase ATPase subunit I, producing the protein MARFPFSAIVGQDEMKQALLIAAVDPAIGGVMVFGDRGTGKSTAARALAGLLPPISAIQDCPYGCSKDDQARYPDVCGTGPLRKRPVPFVDLPLGATEDRVLGALDLERALRSGEKAFEPGLLAKAHRGFLYIDEINLLEDHLVDLLLDVAASGENVVEREGLSVRHPAKFVLIGSGNPEEGELRPQLLDRFGLSVEVRTPGDIESRVEIMRRCAAQESDSQGFADDWADEDAKVLRRVDRGRKRLASVTIPDALLHKAAELCMAVGADGLRGELTLMRAAKALAALEGAKTVGQAHLVAVAPSALRHRLRRDVLDETGSTARIERALDEVFA
- a CDS encoding magnesium chelatase subunit D, whose amino-acid sequence is MSRAEPAPPDPARDACLALSLFLTAPAQLGGLSLRGSGLAREALLEMLRDTGVAVRRMPAHVDDERLLGGIDLAASLASGRTVRARGLLEEIAGGVLVVPLAERLDHAVAGRLAQALDGDARFGLVLLDDGIEDEGPPAALLERIAFHCDLTRAGPVEGALRSADPANVAPLDEEALHALAATAAALGVDSVRALNFANAAARAHAALEGRGAVSEDDIAAAARLVLGPRATRLPEMPEQPEEEPAPPPDDTDAGERDEASDPGDTPLDDVVLDAALASIPPDLLARLAEGKARRSSGSGGGKKRISGLRGKPLSARPGSPRGGARLALVDTLRAAVPWQQLRRREYEAANDRLIIRSSDIRVRRYEERSGRVTIFCVDASGSAAAARLAEAKGAVELMLAQAYVTRSEVALVAFRGTGAELLLPPTRSLTRARRVLSGMPGGGGTPLALGLQAGHQLAEAVQARGKTAHLVILTDGRANIDAEGKGGRPQAKADALDAARAIAARGIDALVVDISARTAPEAGELAQAMHARFLALPMADAAKLHAAVNAAAPQARAA
- the bchO gene encoding alpha/beta fold hydrolase BchO yields the protein MSEPLNWDRDGRHWPHRDASRFVTSGGLRWHVQVMGRALGTAPVLLLLHGTGASCHSWRGVMPQLADRYTLIAPDLPGHAFTGSVRDAQMTLPGMADAVDGLIQTMDIAPAAIIGHSAGAAIALTLVQGRYPDTPVIGLNPALAPFPWPATQVFPAVARLLALNPLVPKFFSGMTRLAGDTEGFIQRSTGSRLDREGARCYATLLGNSRHARGALAMMANWDLDTLDRALPGIANPVLLIHARGDDAIPLRGVKDAARKLPDATLEVLDGLGHLAHEEQPERVAQLIRAFLEGRAI
- a CDS encoding hydroxyneurosporene dehydrogenase codes for the protein MTERGGEAVVQERDTLAIGPSSVHWTGEALEIAIEERDKRLGIPWQRSVRGVIRVIPEALNPVGFALDPGAKHHWHCLAPRARIEVEMHEPSLSWTGRAYLDSNFGSESLEDGFDVWHWSRAHLKEGAVVSYEGKRSDGSRFASAIRFDAYGLPQQAELPLAAPLPNTAWQMERRTRADRGHASVIKTWEDSPFYARSTLGARIYGEQVVAVQESLNLKRFASPVVQFMLPYRMPRVGA